The genome window GGACCGGCCGGGACATCCTCCCCGCGACGAGCGTCGTCTTCGTCGAAATCGCGAAGCCGGCGGAGGTGATTCGCACGCTCACGACCCATCCGCTGCTGGCGGAAATTACCAAGCTCGATTCGTACGACAAGGCGATGGAAAAGACCGACCTTCTCGGTCTGCGGCTGGGGGTCGGCTTCGTCGAGTTCCAGCTCGGGATGGCCTGGAAGGATGCCCTCACGGCCCTGACCGAGGGGGGCATCTGGGCCTCGCTGAACGGACCGGAGATCGGAGACGTGGTGCTCGTGAAGGCGCGGGATGAGAAGACCCTCAACCGCATCCGCGACACGCTCCTCAAGCTCGCGCGGGACGACGCGAAGAACAAGGGGAAGTCCGAGCCGTTCGAGGAGGACGCTTACCGGGAAAAGACCGTCTACAAGACCAAGGGGGGCGGGTTCGCCACGATCGGTCCGTGGCTCGTCCTCGGGAACAAGCCGGAACTCGGCAAGTCGGTCCTCGACGTCCTGATCGACGGCACCTCAGAGGGCATTGCGAAGAACGAATCCTTCGCTGTTGCTCAGGCAAAGGTTCCTCCAACGGCGTCCGTCTGGGCCTTCACGAACATCGCCACGATCCGCGGTGCGGGAGTCGCTCCCAAGCTCTACTCCGGCCGCGCGGACGATCCCGGTGGGGAGATGCTGGTGGGGGGCATCCTGGACGTCCTCAAGACGGCGAACTTCTCGACGACAGTCCTGACCGTCGACGCGAAGACGATGTCGATCGAGATCGCTCTCCCCTTTGAAGCGGACAAGGTGAGCGAATCGCGGGAGTTCTTCTTCGGCCCGGGAGGGAACGGGCGGGCCCCCGCCCTGCCGCAGATCGACGGCCTGCTCTTCGGCCTCTCGAGCTACCGCGACCTCTCGCAGATGTGGCTGCGGGCCGGGGACCTCTTCGATGAAGGCATGAACGAGAAACTTGCCCAGGCCGACAGCCAGCTCACGACCCTGTTCTCCGGCAAAGACTTCGGCGAGGACATCCTCGGCGCGTTCGCCCCGCAGCTCCAGTTCGTGGCGATGCGGCAGACGTTTGGCGAAGCGGGCCCTGTCCCGGCGATCAAGCTTCCGGCCTTCGCCATCGCCTTCGAGATGAAGGATCCCGAGACGGCGCGGCGCGAGTTCAAGCGGATCTTCCAGAGCTTCGTCGGCTTCCTGAATGTGGTCGGAGCGATGAACGGCCAGCCGCAACTGGAGCTCGACATCGAGCGGGACAACACCCTCGAGCTCGTCTCGTCGTCGTACCTGCCGGAGAAGGACGAGGCGAAGTCGCAGCAGGCCCGGATCCAGTTCAACTTCTCGCCGTCGGTCGGCTTCCAGGGAAAGCGGTTCGTCCTCGCCAGCACCCGGACCATGGCGCGGGAGCTGGCGAAGGCGGCCGACGCCCCCGCCAGCGAGGTCAACACGCTGGTTGAGCTCAATGCGAGCGTGCTGAGGGAGGTCCTGAACGACAACCTCTCGCACCTCGTGTCGCAGAACATGCTCAAGGAAGGGGCGACGCGCGAGGAGGCGGAACTCAAGCTCGGAGACCTGCTCAAAATCCTCTCATTCTTCCGCGATGCCCGGCTCCAGCTCGGCGCGGGGGATGGACAGCTCCGCGCTCGTTTCCAGATCCAGATGCTCGAGCCCCCGGCCGCGGCTCCCGCCTCCTCGTCGAAGTGACTCCGCTGGCCCGAGCCGATCCCCCCCGCTGAACCGGTTTGGTGTGTCATGCCCCTCAACATCGAGACCGTCGATCCGGACTGGGCCTGGAAGGCCTACGTACCCGATGACGCCCAGCCCTGGTCCCGCGGCCGTGCGGCTCACCTCTTCCGGCGGGCCGGCTTCGGAGGCTCGGAGCCGGATCTGACCCGGGCCGTCGCCGATGGGCCGCGGGGCACGGTGGATCGCCTTGTGCATCCCTCACCGGCTTCCGCCGCGGAGACGGCCGACGCGGAGAGCCTGGGAGAGTCGGCACTCGCGGGGGGGAACGCCAAGTCGCTGGAGGCGTGGTGGCTGTACCGGATGCGGAACGCATCGGATGTTTTGCTGGAGAAGATGACCCTCTTCTGGCACGGCCACTTCGCCACGAGCGCCGACAAGGTGACCGATGCCCGGCTGATGTTCGAGCAGAACGAACTGCTCCGCCGGCACGCTCTCGGAAAGTTCGGACCGTTCGTGCAGGAGATCTCCCGCGATCCGGCGATGCTGATCTACCTCGATTCGGCCACGAACCGCAAGCAGCACCCGAACGAGAACTACGCCCGCGAGGTGATGGAGCTCTTCTGCCTGGGGGAAGGGGAATACAGCGAGACCGACATCCGCGAGCTGGCGCGGTGCTTCACCGGCTGGGAGATCAAGCGGGGGAAGTTCAAGTTCAACAAGTACCAGCACGACGAGGGGGAGAAGACCGTTCTGGGCGCCAGGAAGATCCGCGAAGGGGGCGAGGGAGTCGACGTGGTCCTGTCGCAGCCTGCCTGTCCGGAATTCCTCGTCCGAAAGCTGCTGCGGTTCTTCGTCTTTGACGACGTTGTGCCGCCCGATGCCCTGATCCAGCCGCTCGTCGAGGAGTTCCGGGCGTCCGATCTCGACGTCCGGACGCTCCTGGGCTGGGTCTTCGCCAGCAACCTCTTCTTCTCGCCGCTCGCCCTCTCCCGGAAGGTCCGGTCGCCGGTGGAGCTGGGGGTCGGTCTGCTCCGGGGCCTGGAGGCGACGACGAACCTGCAGGCCCTCGCCGAAGGGACTGCCCGCGTGGGGCAGGAGCTGTTCTATCCCCCGAACGTCAAAGGGTGGGACGGCGGCCGGACCTGGATCAACTCCTCGACACTCCTCGGCCGCGCGAACCTCGTGCGGCAACTCGTTCATAGCGACAAGACCCGTTTCGCCGGGGGAACGCTCGAAGAGCTCGTGGGGGGATGGAAGCTGAAGTCATCGGCGGAGATCGTGGCCCGGTGGTGCGACCTGCTGCTGGCCCGCGAGGTCGCGACAGAGACGCTGCGGCCAGTCGTGAGCCGGATCGACGAGAGCGGCGGAACACGGGAGCACCGGCTGCGCGAGGCGCTGTGCCTGCTCTGCACGATTCCGGAGTTTCAACTGGCGTAGACGTGCGGTCACGGCGCACGGGCAGGAATCCACGGCAGGTTTTCGAGAGGCAAGGCGATGTTCATCAATCGACGGCAGTTTCTGCGGAACTCGGCTCAGTACGGATCGCTGGTGGGGCTGGGCGCCTGGGCTCCGGACCTTCTCGTTCGCGCGGCGGCTGCGGCGGACGCGGCCCGAAGCGACGAGCGGATCCTGGTGGTGGTCCAGCTCACCGGCGGGAACGACGGGCTCAACACGGTCGTTCCGTACAAAGAGGACATCTACTACCGCGACCGCCCCAAGCTGGCGATCCCGGCCAAGGACGTTCTGAAGATCGGCAACGACCTCGGTTTCCATCCCGCTCTCCAGCCTCTGGCCCGGCTGCTGGAGGCGCGGCAGGTCTCGGTCATTCAGGGGGTCGGTTATCCCGATCCGAACCGGTCGCACTTCGAGTCGATGGACATCTGGCACACCTGCCAGAGGAAGACCGACCGCCGGACCGAGGGTTGGCTCGGGAAGTACCTGGAGGCGACTCACGGGGACGACACGTCGGCGATGCATATCGGCGGCGGAAAGCAGCCCTTCGCGCTCACAGCCGATCACGTTCGCGTTCCCTCGGTGCAGTCGCTCGATCAGTTCCGGCTCGACGTGAAGGAGTCAGGCGGCCTCGCGACGGTCCAGAAGCTCGCCTCCGCGCCGCGGTCCGGCGAGGACGACCTGCTGGGCTTTCTCCAGACCAGCACGTCGTCGGCCCTCGATGTCAGCGAGCGGCTCCAGCAGATCGCGTCCCGTCCGGCGTCGGGCTCGAAGTATCCGGAGGCGGAGCTCTCCCGGAAGCTGCAACTGGCGGGACAGCTCATCGCGTCGAACTTCCCGGCCCGGATCTACTATGTCGAGCTGGACGGGTTTGACACCCACTCCCAGCAGGCCGCGGCGCATGCGGGGCTTCTGCGGCAGCTGGGCGAGGCGATCGAAGCGTTCATGGGGGACCTCAAGACGCAGGGGAACCAGGAGCGCGTCCTGACGATGGTCTTCAGCGAGTTCGGCCGCCGGCTGGCCGAGAACGCCAGCGAGGGGACCGACCATGGTGCGGCCGCGCCGGTCTTTCTCGTCGGGGCGGGGGTGAAGCCCGGATTGCTGGGACGGCATCCGAGCCTGACCGATCTGGACCAGGGGGACCTCAAGCATCACACCGATTTCCGGCAGGTGTACGCCACGGTGCTGCAGTCGTGGCTCAAGACCGACAGCGCGTCGCTGCTGAACGGCCCGTTCAAACCGCTTCCCGCCCTGGAGGCGTAGGCCCCGTGCCACCCCCCGTTCAGGGGCCGATTCTCGCCGCAATCGCCTCGCCGAGGTGACGGGCTCCGGCCGAGGAGAGATGCAGTCCGTCGGTCGTCGCACCGTCGCGGAAGATCGTGTGGGAGACGATCCGTTTGCTGATCAGGGCCGCTCCGTGTCGCTGGGCCAGCCGTCTCTGGGCTCCGCCGTAGAGATGGCCGAACGGGACGAGCGGGAGTTCGACGACGTAGACCGTTCGTTCCCGGCGGGCGACCTTGGCGAGGAGTCGGTCGAGACGGGACGCGAACTCCTCGAACGATGTCCCCCCCAGGATGTCGTTGCCTCCCAGGAAGATGATCACCGACTGGCAGTCGTCAGGGATGTCAGCCGCCTGGACGATTCCGTCGGCGAGTCGAGCTCCGGGAGTGGCCAGGTTCAGGATGTGTCGTCCCGCGCCGGCGAGGGCGTCGGTCCAGGTGGCGTTGTCTCCCTCGTACTGAGCTGTGAGGGAGTCGCCGAGGATCGCGACAGAGTGATCTGGAGCGAGCCGGGGGAGTCGGCGGAGAAGCGTCTGCACTTCGCTGCCGACGCAGACGAGGGTGACCGCCGCGAGCAGGATGGTGGGGCGCTGGCTGGTGCCGCGGCGGAACCAGTAGACGAGTGCCATCCCCCAGCTCAGGTAGAGGAGGGGCGGGAGCGGCGTGGAGGAGAGGAGGATGACGATGAGGCTGGCGAGAACCAGCATCGTGGCGAGTTGGGGCCGTCCGGCGCGGCCGTACCAGACCCCCAGGAGCAGAAGAACGGCGCCGGAGAAGAGGGCGTCTCCGCTCGCAAAGTGGTCGACCAGAACCCGCATGCCCGATGACGTTCGGTTGGAGGGGCGATTCCCGGAATCGCCGGTAGCCTAGCGCTGCTGGAGGTATTCTTCCAGCCGCTCGGCTTTGCGGACGAGGTAGGGAATGTGCTGGTTGTTGACCTCGATGAAGGCGCCCAGCAGGCGGAGGTGTTCGCGGAACTGTTCGGCGAACTTGGCGTTTTCCTGGTCTCGCCAGGTGGTGCTGAGGGCTTCGAGTTGACCGGCGAGGATCTGGGCCTGATCAGCGATGGTGGTGTTGAATTGTTTGAGTTTGAGGGCGAAAGCCCGGAGTTCTTCGGGGTTGGCGATTGCCTGGGCCATGTCGACCTCGTGGGGTGTGTTTTATTCATGATACGGACGCCGCCCGGGAAACCAACAAGCGGCGTCGGGAATGCTTAAACGCCGCCTCTCCCACCGGGGTCCAGGGGGTACCCCCTGGTGGGGAGTGCAGAGGGGCAACGCCCCTTTGCCCGCCGGAGGCCCGGCCGTCGAGAGATATCTGAAGGACGGAGTATCCAAACGCGGACATCGTGCCGTCTGCCACCTCACCAACCCGCTGCTACCACAAAGCGGGCATCCGTCGTTTACCACGGTTCCTCACAGGAATGCCTCCGGCGGCAAGGGGGCGAGGCCCCCTTGACCCCAGCTGCCGTGGCACGTTGGGTTTGAGCGTCGGACGCCGCGCCGGCAAGCACGTTGTTCGACCGGCTCGCCTCCCGTACGTCGGATCGCGTATCCTTGAAACCACCTATCCCGTCCCTCAACACCACACATCCGTGATGCAAGAACCGCTCGCCAACTGGAATGGTTCCGAACTCCCGCTCAGCGAAGTTCGCGTCTCGGTCCTCGACCGCGGCTTCCTGTTCGGCGACAGCGTCTACGAGGTCCTTCGCGTCTACCACGGCCGCCCGTTCCTCGAACGGGAACACATGGACCGCCTCCGCGAAAGCCTCAAAGAACTCCGGCTCTCCATCGACTGCGCCCGCCTCGAAACCCGCGTCCACGAGACCCTCCAGCACAGCCGGGTTACTGACGGCCTCATCTACATCCAGGTCACCCGCGGCGAAGCCCCGCGGATGCACCACTTCCCCAAGCCGACGCCGACCCCCAACGAACTGATCTGGGTCAAAGACCTGGGAGGCGACCCGCTCGCCTCGCTCCGCGGCAAGGGAGCCACCGCCATCCTCGTCGAGGACCAGCGCTGGAAGCGGTGCGACATCAAGTCCACCAACCTCCTCGCCAACTGCCTCGCCGCCCAGGATGCCCATGAAGCGGGCTGCGAAGAGGCGCTCCTCGTCGCGGACGACGGCACCATCACGGAAGGCTCGCACACCAGCGTCTTCGGCATCGCCCGCGGCCACCTGCTGACCGCGCCGCTCGAAGCGAACATCCTCCCCGGAATCACGCGAGGCCTCGTCCTCGACCTCGCCGAAGCGGCCGGCATCCCGTGCGAAGAACACGCACTCACCCGCAACAATCTCTGGGAGATCGACGAGCTGTTCGTCACCGGCACGACCGCGGAGGTCCTGCCGATCATCGAAGTGGACCAGCGTCCGATCGCGGGGGGACACCCCGGACCGATCACCAAGCGTCTGGAAGCGGCCTATCGGGCGGAAGTCGAACGTGTCTGCCGCCCCCACTGAGCCTCACCCCTCCACCCAGTCGCCCGCCACAGTGCCCGTTCAGACAGCGACAGAGGCGGAGCGGACTTCTCTCTTGGTCCGGATCGTCATCCGGTGGTGCCGGCTGATTGTCCTGGCAGGGTTTCTGCCACCGATCGGCTGGATCGCCGGGCGGTACTGGTGGCCCATCGACCTACTGTCGCACTTTCCGTTTCAGGCGATCCTCGGTTTGAGCGTCGCGCTCCTGGCGGCGATCTGTCTCCGCCGCGGGCGGCTCGCCGCGGCGGTCAGCGTTCCCCTGACGGTCAATCTCCTGGCGATCGCCAGCCTCTCCTGGCCAGCCGCGGCGGTTCAGGCGGACGGCCCGCGGCTGAAGATCTGCTCCGCAAACGTCCATGTCGACAACATGGACGCCGCTCCGCTGCTGGAATGGCTCCGCCGCGAGAAGCCGGATGTTCTCTACATCTCGGAGCTGACGCCGAAGTACGACGCCGCGGTC of Planctomyces sp. SH-PL14 contains these proteins:
- a CDS encoding DUF1800 family protein; protein product: MPLNIETVDPDWAWKAYVPDDAQPWSRGRAAHLFRRAGFGGSEPDLTRAVADGPRGTVDRLVHPSPASAAETADAESLGESALAGGNAKSLEAWWLYRMRNASDVLLEKMTLFWHGHFATSADKVTDARLMFEQNELLRRHALGKFGPFVQEISRDPAMLIYLDSATNRKQHPNENYAREVMELFCLGEGEYSETDIRELARCFTGWEIKRGKFKFNKYQHDEGEKTVLGARKIREGGEGVDVVLSQPACPEFLVRKLLRFFVFDDVVPPDALIQPLVEEFRASDLDVRTLLGWVFASNLFFSPLALSRKVRSPVELGVGLLRGLEATTNLQALAEGTARVGQELFYPPNVKGWDGGRTWINSSTLLGRANLVRQLVHSDKTRFAGGTLEELVGGWKLKSSAEIVARWCDLLLAREVATETLRPVVSRIDESGGTREHRLREALCLLCTIPEFQLA
- a CDS encoding DUF1501 domain-containing protein, with the translated sequence MFINRRQFLRNSAQYGSLVGLGAWAPDLLVRAAAAADAARSDERILVVVQLTGGNDGLNTVVPYKEDIYYRDRPKLAIPAKDVLKIGNDLGFHPALQPLARLLEARQVSVIQGVGYPDPNRSHFESMDIWHTCQRKTDRRTEGWLGKYLEATHGDDTSAMHIGGGKQPFALTADHVRVPSVQSLDQFRLDVKESGGLATVQKLASAPRSGEDDLLGFLQTSTSSALDVSERLQQIASRPASGSKYPEAELSRKLQLAGQLIASNFPARIYYVELDGFDTHSQQAAAHAGLLRQLGEAIEAFMGDLKTQGNQERVLTMVFSEFGRRLAENASEGTDHGAAAPVFLVGAGVKPGLLGRHPSLTDLDQGDLKHHTDFRQVYATVLQSWLKTDSASLLNGPFKPLPALEA
- a CDS encoding SGNH/GDSL hydrolase family protein; translated protein: MRVLVDHFASGDALFSGAVLLLLGVWYGRAGRPQLATMLVLASLIVILLSSTPLPPLLYLSWGMALVYWFRRGTSQRPTILLAAVTLVCVGSEVQTLLRRLPRLAPDHSVAILGDSLTAQYEGDNATWTDALAGAGRHILNLATPGARLADGIVQAADIPDDCQSVIIFLGGNDILGGTSFEEFASRLDRLLAKVARRERTVYVVELPLVPFGHLYGGAQRRLAQRHGAALISKRIVSHTIFRDGATTDGLHLSSAGARHLGEAIAARIGP
- a CDS encoding WXG100 family type VII secretion target encodes the protein MAQAIANPEELRAFALKLKQFNTTIADQAQILAGQLEALSTTWRDQENAKFAEQFREHLRLLGAFIEVNNQHIPYLVRKAERLEEYLQQR
- a CDS encoding D-amino acid aminotransferase, producing the protein MQEPLANWNGSELPLSEVRVSVLDRGFLFGDSVYEVLRVYHGRPFLEREHMDRLRESLKELRLSIDCARLETRVHETLQHSRVTDGLIYIQVTRGEAPRMHHFPKPTPTPNELIWVKDLGGDPLASLRGKGATAILVEDQRWKRCDIKSTNLLANCLAAQDAHEAGCEEALLVADDGTITEGSHTSVFGIARGHLLTAPLEANILPGITRGLVLDLAEAAGIPCEEHALTRNNLWEIDELFVTGTTAEVLPIIEVDQRPIAGGHPGPITKRLEAAYRAEVERVCRPH